CGTCCTTAGCAAACTCGAAGAAATGTTTGTAGGAATAATAATTCAAAGTGAACAGATGTCTGCTGACCCCCTTCTTGCATTCCATCCAGTACTGATTTAAATCTTCATCGGGTATATACCGTTTCGAGGCTAATTTATGACACAATTTTTGTAGCTTAATTATCATCTTAGAGTAACGGCGTTGTAAATACGTATGATAATGATAGAAGGTTGTGTACATATCTTTTTCGTTTATGGTTGCACCAAAGGAATTAATAAGTTTTGttaattcctttttggaTAACTCCCTAGCAACATCTTCTTCACTAATTCTATATGGCATGGAGTAAGCCCTTGAGGCGTCACCAGATTTACGTTTTCGTTCTTCAATCTTTCGATTTTCTTCTCTCATCATATATTCATATGCAGCTTGGTCTTCCTGCCTGTAATAACCTTTGTTCTTCTTGTGGCTCCTACTGTGTGAATATTCTGATAACTGTCTTGACCGACTGTCATAAAATCGTGTGTACGTCATCCACGGGGAGGTGCTTGAATTTAGCCTATAAGTATcattctgcaaaaaaaaaaaaaaagcgcaaaaaaggggttgtTAAAGTGTACTAAATGGAAAGGCGGCACGGGGCAAAATATTTGACAATGTGGCAATTTCGCCAAATTCCACAGCTGCTGCCAAAGGAGCATCCTTTAGAGACAGCTCCCATTACAGCATATGTTCAactctcccttttctttgcttACCAGGATTGTAACAATTAACAGAACAAACAGTGATGAGACGACCGCTCTGAACAAACGACTTCTTTGGAAACTCATCTTCTTGggacctttttcttttttttactagtCGACTCGGAATGCTAAACTGTGaatattttgcttttttacaTCTTTCGGGCATCGGAATTGTTCATCATATACATTTAGGTTTACCTGTGGTGGGGGGGGGGACAGGCAGGTGATGGGCGGGTGATAGGTGAGCGACACGTACGGACTTGCTTGCATGGACTTGCTCGAACGGACAAGCCAAATGACGCCTTACTAGGATGCCATTCTGTAAGGTAATGGAAATACTTCAAACCAAACCTAGTTTGacgtattttaaaatactgcattaaacaaaaaaacaaaaagaaatgcaaagGCTGCGGGAAAAAACTCTTATCACAAAATCAAGAATACACTCTCCTTTTAGCCACAACCAATCAGGGATTAATTAACgcataaaaagagaaaaagctggtttcaaaggaaaaaaaaaaaaaaaaaaaaaaaaaaaaaaaaaaattcgtctTCCTCATATAGTAAATTAAAACATGGACAATTTTcaaaatcaaataaaaatcatcTCAATAAACTAGAGAGTGGTTTCTCATGATAAGAATAACAAAAACAGATATATAACttgttagaaaaaaaaaattataatattttaactAACGTTTACGTGAACGTGAAGATTACTAAAATTTGTAACCATAATTCCTGCGAAGAAGAGAAGGGCAAGAAGAGAGAGGGCacgcaaagaaaaaaatcgtaaTATATATTGCAAGCAAAAATTTTTCGTACATCtggtatataaaaaaatatataaatatgtataaatatataaacaacatctaattatataaacatatatataatatacaaaaaattatatacataaaaatgtacccaAATTGTACAGTTCATGTGGTGCTATAGTCTATAGGTTGTTATAAAACATATGTAGGGCCGAAGcgtcgcattttttttcttttttttttttttgcttggcAACTCTACAGCGCTAGTCCCTGCGTTTGTACTTGGGcgttcaaaaaaaagttcactGGGCAAAAAAGTCAATCGTACGTGCAAGTATTTATGCTTATTAATTTGAACGTACAAATTTGTACGTACGAATTTGTACGTATAATTTGTAatactatattatatacataataacgtagatttttatatttatttgcctctctttttttttacgctcgcttttgcgttttttccgACAACATATGTACTGTATACTGCCTTTCTCTTCCGGGCGAATAAAAGGCgcgtattttattttgcctcaatttaacacttttttcttatcttcgtttttttttatagcatTGTTGTGGCCGCTCTGCTAATCCAgagttttgcaaaagtgcTAAGCGAGTTATTGGCTgagatttattttcaataatttttgcaaagcatCGCAGGATGGGGTAACCCTACAGGGGTGAATTACCCTTTCGTgccaaaatgaacgaaatgGTCATTCGCGAGGTTTATTTGGCGTGCGGCGAAGCAGTGATGCGATGCGATAGGATAGGATATGAGATGTTATTTGATACAGTGTGATGTTGTGTACAatagaggggggaaaaactcaTCATCTTGTTAGCCGcataacatatatgtatatttatacgtacaaaattgcatatttgcattttacTTACCCGCCCATCGCGCGTTAACTGGGAAGAAGccaaatgaattaaaaaacttCTCATTCACGCGTTCCatgaaaagttttttttctcctgcaTTTTTTAACGCGATTTGATGAAATGCGatgaagggggaaaggccGCATTACCTAGCTAACAAAttgaaaggcaaaaaaaaaaaaaaaaaaaaggggaaagaaaattcGCCATTTGGCAAACACGAGGCGTGCAAAgggaattgtaaaaataagtgCAGATCCCACTTTGCATAGTACTCACGCTACACAATTCTTAAGCTTAAGaaattgacattttttaattgatatttttaaattgttatgTATGCTGACCATTTCgcgttaaaaaattgcaccgAATGTGTCCTATTTTGTTCGtgcggaatttttttttttttaacatatacgTGATAAATTCACCGCTCATTTGTTCACCCCGGGACGCCACGCACCCTCTGTGGTACCAATAATGGCAAAGGTTCGCATTGCTCAACATCTGGGTGTTCGTTTTGACCCTAAATGCGCGCACAACACGTAGCTGTGCATTTCCAGTAGTGCTTCGTTGTGCCGTTTAGCATCAACAAATAGGCGGGAGAGTTACCTTTGCCGATTTTTCCGCTACCATATTTTGCAAACTTTATGCAGTGGAGCaaacaaaaacattttaacgACGCAGCTGCGATGTGTTTCTTAAGCAGCGAATCTGTACACATataaggggggagaagaaggattATACTTAAGGCCCCCTACCTACATGGTGTGGTCCtctcagaaaaaaattgagacGTGGTAAAGTCTGCACCCAGAAAACTACACAGCAGGGGGTGAAACATCCCCACTGTTGCTTTGTGTTCCCCGATCAGTAATAGTAACTTTTAAGTAGGTCATAACTGTGTGCACatttgagggaaaaaaaaaaaattccttttgaaaaattcatCCCATGTGCAAACGATACAGAACAGAGAAGGGCTCCCGAAACTGCACGACATCGTGCGTAAAAATGACTCCAAATGGaagttaaaagaaaaaggggttaTACCATAggtatatgtaaattttaacCCTCCGGACGGTTATGTAAACCTCATTTGCAGCTACCATTCGGGGCAAATTATGAAAAGATTTTTTAACGGACTTCCATTTGTATAACaaagaaaatgtgaagcacCTCCGCGCGTTGCTCTTTTGACGCATGGCGTTCTTCACCATAatggctccccttttttctgcatttgtgtgtgcaaatgGGCACACTGAGCAAACAAATTGGGCATGTTTATAAAAACCGCTCCGTTCAACACcgaatgggggaaaaaactttAGCATTAAAAACGTTGCTCGCAGCTAAGGCAACTCGACAGCGTACAACGGACTGAAAAAGCGTGGCGGCGCACGCCCCCTAAtgcgcacatttttaaatctgCAATTGCAATTGCAAATGCAATGCGAATAATTCGTGCCGCCCACCTTTTACCATTTGCGAAGCAGCCCGCTccatttttccacattttttaaattaatatcacacatgtgcgttgtagttttttaaaaacgaaaacgaCTGAATGGATGGAAGGCGAAGGAAAGACACATTTTCATAAATGCTTCGAAAGTTcgataaattaaataaaataaaagtgcaaataaaatgcaaataGACTTCTCGTAATATGCTCGCAAAGtgtaaaaagggagagacgaaggggaagaataggaataggataaaaaaaaaaaaaaaaagttgccaCAATCAAAAATCGGCCCAGTGAGggcactttcttttttttttcttttcaaaggAACAACTCTGTTCACGAACAGAGACGCCTAAGCAgcttccaaatttttatcCTCGGTGGTGCGAACAATCGCCTTGGACCAAGGTCCGCAATAAATTgcgatttttaaaaatgaagcaaaaaaaaaattgatgcaCACATGCTACgtgcgcatatgtacatagaTAAGGAATGACCCAGTTTGGTAAAACAAAATTCTGAGAGCTACGccaagaagggggaaaaaacacacgATTATCCACCTATATGCTGGGATATCTTTTTTTCGAGGTCATTTGCAGGCTGTGTTGCGTCCAAATtgattaataaatttttgtttttataataattgatTAAAGGAGTTGTTtcacttttaaaaacgttgagccttttttttaaaacttcttCGTTATCGTCTTCCCTCTGTATTAGGGGCTCATTCGTTATGTCATCCTTAAAAGGGGTTTTTGGAggattaaaaattttatggtAAATTCTTCCCGACGGTTTGTGAATTAATCGGCCACTTATCCGCTTGACTAGTACATCGTCTGGGACgttaaagtaaaaaactCCATTCAGTTTCATTTGATTCGTTTGTAACAACTTATTTAAATCTTCCGCTTGTTTCACATTTCTTGGGTAACCATCAAGGATAAATCCCTTTTTACATTGGGGAGATTTTAACTTATCGTCCACCAAAGTTAGCACCACGTCATCATCCACCAGCTTTCCTTCATTGATAATGTTTCGGATTTTATTTCCTAaatcgtttttcttttccgctgCTTCTCTTAGGAGGTCTCCAGTAGACAAATGGCAGTAGCAGTGCGACTTCTTCAGGTTTAGCGATTGCGTTCCCTTGGAAAAatcgtggaaaaaaattacgcgtGTGTGCACAGGCGCGAAATTGTGAACGTCTAGAGAACGTCTCTCGAACAGCTCGCTCACAACCATATGGGTAGGCGAATACATACAGAACATACAACTGGTCGCGCTGCAAACCCCCTCAACCACATATGCGGGGGctacaaaataaatggatGAACTTCCCCGCCTGCGTTTTCCCCCAACAAATTAGgactttcttttctttttttttctctctcttttttcccttcttttttcataCCTTTCCCGAACCGGGGGCTCCCAAAAAGATGTACCTTCCATCCGGTTTACTTAAACAGGAGTATCTTCTTTTCAATTCATTCAACAGATCAACGGTCGAAAATTTCTCTAAGTTGTCGCTCATTATTGGGAAGAACTGTGCAACTAGTAAAACTAACAAATGGCAtttaaagggggggggggaatttaTTTGTGCAACTtggtatatattatacaaatgtacgtacatatatgtggCAGCCTTCAAGGGCATACAAATGTATCACACGTGCAGCTTATGAtaagcagaaaaagggggcagataagcaaaaaggaaaataaacagTAGCAGCAAAGCGCTATTCTTTAAATGAACATtgtttaattaatttttttttttttttttttccttctcacTATTACATATAACTGGTATTACAAGCATGGTATGTGGAAGAGCGCCTCGGGGTGGgtgggggtaaaaaaaaaattacaactttGTAGCCTTATATATCTgctttgaaaagaaaaaaatgggaaaaaggaagaggaggccAAAATGAGGGTAAGCAAAAGAGAACATTACGGCGGAAGAGTTTTAAGGCAACTATCTCTACCGCACTGTTCGCAGcttattactttttataaggcaaaagaaaaaggcgtaACGAACGGCACAGGGTGGGGGATGTACAATTTAATTCCATGCCCAAGTTGACTCCAATTTGTGCTTGGCCATACGATTAATCCTCTATGACACGCGCGAACGCGTATTCTGTATGTACATCTTTGGTAAAGTGAAGATCTGAAAAGAAGAGGTTTACCGAAATGTATGCGGCAGGCTATTCGGCAAAATTGTAATTCGCAGACGATTGGGGAAATAGCTTTTTTGGCGAGGCTCCTGTTGAGTGAGGGGGCTGACAAAGCTGCTTCGGTGAAACGGCTTTCAACGAAACGGCTTTCAACGAAACGGCTTTCAACGAAACGGCTTTGACGAAACTGCTTTGACGAAACTGCTTCCAGCGAAACTGCTTCCAGCGAAACTGCTTCCAGGAAACCCCCCCCAGCGAAAGCGCATAGTGAGCACCATTTCTGAGCTAAATGTCGCGAGGGCAGCGGAGCAGTGCAACTAGGAAAGGCCCAGAAGAAAAGAGCGCGTGCGTGAACTGTTGCTAAATTTCGCCGTGCCTCCGCTCCTAGCCAAAGAGCTTCACTATATTGCCTCCATCTCAGTGGCAAGGGCAGTTGCGCGCTGcaccttttttgtaaaaaagcgAGCACGTGAAGCGGGCGTTATTGTGTGCGTACGTTAGGGcggatatatatatatatatataatatataagcaCCCATTTAAGCGtacgcacacacatgtgcctAACCGTTCACTTACACCCAGTCGTGTGCGTGTGCGTGTACCCCCCGGAACGCCCTAACGGAGACCAGCTGCCCACAGGATGGCACTGTACATCATCGGCCTAGGGCTGGGGGACGAAAGGGACGTCAGCGTAAAGGGAAAGGAACTGATCGAAATGTCAGACGTAGTATATTTAGAATCATACACGTCCGTTTTATTCGTTTCAAAAAATACCTTAGaagaattttacaaaaaaaatattaaggAAGTAGACAGAAATCTAGCAGAAGAAAATTGTGAAGAGATACTAAAAGAagcaataaataaaaaggtatCCTTCTTAGTGGTCGGAGACCCACTATGCGCAACCACACACCATGACATTATCCTtcgagcaaaaaaaaaaaatattaatgttCAGGTGATTCACAACGCTTCCGTCATGTCAGCCATAGGAGAAAGTGGTATGCAACTTTACAACTTTGGTCAAACTGTGTCCATCCCATATTTTGAGGGAAATTACAAACCGACTAGCTTTTACGATAAAATTAAGGTAAATTTAGACAACAATTTCCACACCTTATGTTTACTAGATATTAAAGTAAAAGAAAGGACGATAGAAAAtatgatgaaaaataaaaacatttatgAGCCATCCAGATTTATGACCGTTAACGAGGCTATTGAACAGCTCCTTTATTGTGAAGAggtgcttaaaaaaaatgtcattacGGATAACACGCGGGGCATTGCCATTGTCCGCATAGGGTCAGACAGCCAGCAGATTGTATCAGGCAGCTTATTGGCGCTCAAATCGGTCAGTTACAATGACCCGTTGCACTCTTTAATCATTTGTGCGCCCACGCTGCATGACGTGGAAAGGGAGTACTTCGAAATGTACCAGCACAGGTGTTGACATGGGCGtaaatgtgtgtgtatatgtgtatatatttatgttttttttttatttcccccccgtttgtgtCCTTCCCTCGTTCATCATCACCTCTTTCATTAACTTCCCATTTAAGTAACATATTTGTTCactaatttttaattaacaattttgtcCTGTTAAAATTTGCTCGCAACAATATTTGTCacgcgtcatttttttttttttttttttttgaatagcCGCCAATTTGGAGTAATTAAACGCGTATGTTGCTCATTTACTTTtgattacctttttttttaccatgtAGCGGTTTAAAATGGTGAGCACCTGTTCGCGCATGCATCGTGCATAtttgtacgtacatacatgtgcaaACGTATTCACGTGGTAGGGGCCCTTGTTCCTCCCTACACAGCTCTGTATTTACACAGCCACCAACGGTGCGCCACGAGAATTGAcgtacaaaatggaagggaaCTTCTTCGAATTAACCTTTTTTGAGCGCTTTTGTGCCTGCTCTCCATGGGCATGATTAACTTTCCCCCGAAGTGCCTTACTATTGAGGACACGCTAAACGGAAGGAAGGTTATAGTGGCAACACTTTTCAAAAAAGCATATACGCACAGCTG
Above is a window of Plasmodium vivax chromosome 8, whole genome shotgun sequence DNA encoding:
- a CDS encoding RAD protein (Pv-fam-e) (encoded by transcript PVX_094655A), which gives rise to MTYTRFYDSRSRQLSEYSHSRSHKKNKGYYRQEDQAAYEYMMREENRKIEERKRKSGDASRAYSMPYRISEEDVARELSKKELTKLINSFGATINEKDMYTTFYHYHTYLQRRYSKMIIKLQKLCHKLASKRYIPDEDLNQYWMECKKGVSRHLFTLNYYSYKHFFEFAKDAPVEDMARFKTFLADYVRMWKQKIRENNKKWTQVLTKNIKKYKKR
- a CDS encoding adenylate kinase 2, putative (encoded by transcript PVX_094660A), with protein sequence MSDNLEKFSTVDLLNELKRRYSCLSKPDGRYIFLGAPGSGKGTQSLNLKKSHCYCHLSTGDLLREAAEKKNDLGNKIRNIINEGKLVDDDVVLTLVDDKLKSPQCKKGFILDGYPRNVKQAEDLNKLLQTNQMKLNGVFYFNVPDDVLVKRISGRLIHKPSGRIYHKIFNPPKTPFKDDITNEPLIQREDDNEEVLKKRLNVFKSETTPLINYYKNKNLLINLDATQPANDLEKKISQHIGG
- a CDS encoding diphthine synthase, putative (encoded by transcript PVX_094665A), with amino-acid sequence MALYIIGLGLGDERDVSVKGKELIEMSDVVYLESYTSVLFVSKNTLEEFYKKNIKEVDRNLAEENCEEILKEAINKKVSFLVVGDPLCATTHHDIILRAKKKNINVQVIHNASVMSAIGESGMQLYNFGQTVSIPYFEGNYKPTSFYDKIKVNLDNNFHTLCLLDIKVKERTIENMMKNKNIYEPSRFMTVNEAIEQLLYCEEVLKKNVITDNTRGIAIVRIGSDSQQIVSGSLLALKSVSYNDPLHSLIICAPTLHDVEREYFEMYQHRC